One window from the genome of Sphingomicrobium arenosum encodes:
- a CDS encoding zinc-finger domain-containing protein: MSNIPPPETLRVDTLRVHCDGAGDISPALGHPRVYYHIDDNGYVECKYCDRRFVLKGGPADQEDAA, from the coding sequence ATGAGCAACATTCCTCCGCCCGAGACGCTGCGAGTCGACACGCTTCGCGTCCATTGCGACGGCGCCGGCGACATTTCGCCCGCGCTCGGCCATCCGCGCGTCTACTATCACATCGACGACAATGGCTATGTCGAGTGTAAATATTGCGACCGGCGTTTCGTCCTCAAGGGCGGCCCGGCCGATCAAGAGGATGCGGCGTGA
- a CDS encoding TIGR01244 family sulfur transferase: MILKRVALDGDFHVGSQMGLDDVETLKAEGFTMVINNRPDHEVDDQPSAADLETACKAAGMEYAHVPISRGISPADVAAECAAIEKAGSAKTFAFCRSGTRSTLLWALAHHEKGRSIDELKEKASEAGYSLDPINHLL, from the coding sequence ATGATCCTCAAGAGAGTGGCCTTGGACGGCGATTTCCATGTCGGCAGCCAGATGGGGCTCGACGATGTCGAGACGCTGAAGGCCGAAGGCTTCACCATGGTCATCAACAATCGCCCCGATCACGAAGTCGACGACCAGCCGAGCGCCGCCGATCTCGAAACGGCGTGCAAGGCCGCCGGCATGGAATATGCCCATGTGCCGATCAGCCGGGGCATTTCGCCCGCCGACGTCGCCGCCGAATGCGCCGCGATCGAGAAGGCGGGCAGCGCCAAGACCTTCGCCTTCTGCCGCTCGGGCACCCGCTCGACATTGTTGTGGGCGCTGGCGCATCACGAGAAGGGTCGCTCGATCGACGAGCTGAAGGAAAAAGCGTCCGAGGCGGGCTACAGCCTCGATCCGATCAACCACTTGTTGTGA
- a CDS encoding putative signal transducing protein — protein sequence MSLVEVARYATQVEADLARHRLEAEDIMAVVFDTGLNNVFGGAGLAWVRLMVDDSDLAVARDILKSSPDAEVVAD from the coding sequence GTGAGTCTCGTCGAAGTCGCGCGCTACGCCACCCAGGTCGAGGCCGACCTCGCCCGCCATCGGCTCGAGGCCGAAGACATCATGGCGGTGGTGTTCGACACCGGCCTCAACAATGTCTTCGGCGGGGCCGGGCTGGCATGGGTGCGGTTGATGGTCGATGACAGCGACCTCGCCGTGGCGCGTGACATCCTCAAGTCGTCGCCCGATGCCGAGGTCGTCGCCGACTAG
- a CDS encoding serine hydrolase domain-containing protein → MMIGSVAMGLALNAQAVAAQPEGLWQFTIPALSDKREFLLLDVDGEWLAQEGGISMQFDHRDDRLSFRADNGGRVDAHVEPDGSLSGMWVQPRGPLGYQPMATPFHVSPDKGFDDSWQANLSVQSRPYTLFLDFFTDDDGRQRAVIRNPERYALGKIGFRVDDDGDGSFTLVSIAGQDPGPLSIEPGGDGTLRLAHPDFAHPIALRQVARDEASAYLPRLPGSDTTYAPPSAQDDGWRVADAADHGFDRAALGAMTAQIAGYDPTSLQPQLLHSLLVSHQGELVYEEYFYGHDREDRHDLRSASKMFGSAMVGALQQQGVDIHADTRTLVDIFDGMGEPLDDPRKADIRFGDLMTYSSGLDCSENSALGSEEALWTQTQEPNYWRYTARLPVLFAPGERYAYCSASADIVGASLRAASGKPVVALFDQLIARPLDFGPYHWALAPNGEGYLGGGVYMRPRDLLKIGAVYASGGTWNGQRLIPAAWVEESFTKHIEISPETTGMTQEEFDNETSRAWQGYHWRIDTVRVGDRSYDSYEANGNGGQLLIVVPELELAVAMTGGNYYHGGVWSRWRQRFIGEHIIPALGMDD, encoded by the coding sequence ATGATGATTGGATCGGTGGCGATGGGGCTCGCCTTGAACGCGCAGGCGGTGGCCGCGCAGCCGGAAGGCTTGTGGCAGTTCACCATCCCTGCCCTTTCCGACAAACGCGAATTTCTGCTCCTCGACGTGGACGGCGAGTGGCTTGCGCAGGAGGGCGGAATCTCGATGCAGTTCGACCATCGCGACGACCGCTTGTCCTTTCGCGCCGATAATGGCGGTCGGGTCGATGCGCACGTCGAGCCCGATGGAAGCCTGTCGGGCATGTGGGTGCAGCCGCGCGGACCGCTTGGCTACCAACCGATGGCGACGCCCTTTCATGTCTCCCCCGACAAGGGGTTCGACGACAGTTGGCAGGCTAACCTCTCGGTCCAGTCGCGCCCTTACACGCTCTTCCTCGACTTCTTCACCGATGACGATGGCCGCCAGCGCGCGGTCATTCGCAACCCCGAACGCTATGCGCTCGGCAAGATCGGCTTTCGCGTCGATGACGATGGCGATGGCAGTTTCACGCTGGTGAGCATCGCCGGGCAGGACCCCGGGCCGCTGTCGATCGAGCCAGGCGGCGATGGCACACTGCGCCTCGCCCATCCCGATTTCGCGCATCCGATCGCGCTCCGGCAGGTCGCCCGCGACGAGGCCAGCGCCTATTTGCCGCGATTGCCGGGTAGCGATACGACCTACGCGCCGCCGTCTGCGCAGGACGACGGGTGGCGCGTGGCCGATGCCGCCGATCACGGTTTCGACCGCGCCGCGCTCGGCGCGATGACGGCGCAGATCGCGGGCTACGACCCCACCTCCCTGCAGCCGCAACTGCTTCACTCCTTGCTGGTCTCCCACCAGGGCGAGCTCGTCTACGAGGAATATTTCTACGGGCATGACCGCGAGGATCGTCATGATCTGCGCTCGGCATCGAAGATGTTCGGCTCGGCAATGGTCGGCGCCTTGCAGCAGCAGGGCGTGGACATCCATGCCGATACGCGCACGCTGGTCGACATTTTCGATGGCATGGGCGAGCCGCTCGACGATCCGCGCAAGGCCGATATCCGCTTCGGCGACCTGATGACCTATTCGAGCGGGCTCGACTGTTCGGAAAATTCCGCGCTCGGCTCCGAAGAGGCGCTGTGGACGCAGACGCAGGAACCCAATTACTGGCGCTACACCGCGCGCCTTCCAGTGCTGTTCGCGCCGGGCGAGCGCTATGCCTATTGTTCGGCCAGCGCCGATATCGTCGGTGCCAGTCTGCGCGCCGCCAGCGGTAAGCCGGTGGTCGCCCTGTTCGACCAACTCATCGCCCGCCCGCTCGACTTCGGGCCCTATCACTGGGCACTGGCGCCCAATGGCGAGGGCTATCTCGGCGGCGGGGTCTACATGCGCCCGCGCGATTTGCTCAAGATCGGGGCCGTCTATGCCTCGGGCGGGACGTGGAATGGGCAGCGGCTGATCCCGGCGGCGTGGGTCGAAGAGAGCTTCACGAAGCATATCGAGATCTCGCCCGAGACCACCGGCATGACGCAGGAGGAGTTCGACAATGAAACCTCGCGCGCGTGGCAGGGGTATCATTGGCGCATCGACACGGTCCGCGTCGGCGATCGCAGCTACGACAGCTACGAGGCCAATGGAAATGGCGGGCAACTGCTGATCGTCGTGCCCGAATTGGAGCTGGCGGTGGCGATGACCGGGGGCAATTATTATCACGGCGGCGTGTGGAGCCGCTGGCGCCAACGCTTCATCGGCGAGCATATCATCCCGGCGCTGGGGATGGACGACTAA
- the tldD gene encoding metalloprotease TldD has product MSLGPRGFLYTSGAFEPSDAQAAARAHLSIRDDGELYLQYRASEMVAFDDGRLRAADYSTDRGFGLRGVTGEMTGFAHANELSMAAIDRAAETLRLLDPSKQAPAGPPRGTNVRLYTDADPLVAVPFEKKLALIGEIEAEARARDPRIDQVSVILSGSWSLVEIVRADGFIGTDIRPLVRLNVSVVMADGERRESGSHGLGGRYLYDRLFERATWLRCVDEAVRMADVNMRSVPAPAGDMPVLLGSGWCGVLLHEAVGHGLEGDFNRKGQSTFSGRIGERVASKGVTVVDEGNIEDRRGSLTIDDEGTPTQRNVLIEDGILKGYMQDRLNARLMGVEPTGNGRRESFAHAPMPRMTNTFMLGGQDDPQELLSRIDKGIYAKSFGGGQVDIVSGKFVFGCTEAYKVEKGKLGDPIKGATLIGDGPTVMQRVTGIGNDMALDEGVGMCGKGGQSVPAGVGQPSCLISAITVGGTEA; this is encoded by the coding sequence GTGAGCCTCGGCCCGCGAGGCTTTCTCTATACGTCAGGCGCGTTCGAACCGAGTGATGCGCAGGCCGCCGCGCGCGCGCATCTGTCGATCCGCGACGATGGCGAACTCTATCTGCAATATCGCGCCAGCGAGATGGTGGCGTTCGACGATGGACGCCTGCGCGCTGCCGACTATTCGACCGACCGGGGCTTCGGCCTGCGCGGGGTGACCGGCGAGATGACCGGTTTCGCCCATGCCAATGAACTGAGCATGGCGGCGATCGACCGCGCCGCCGAGACGCTGCGGCTGCTCGATCCGTCCAAGCAGGCACCCGCCGGGCCGCCGCGCGGCACCAACGTACGGCTCTATACCGACGCCGATCCGCTCGTTGCGGTGCCGTTCGAGAAGAAACTCGCGCTGATCGGCGAGATCGAGGCCGAAGCGCGCGCGCGCGATCCGCGCATCGACCAGGTCAGCGTGATCCTGTCGGGCAGCTGGAGCCTGGTCGAGATCGTCCGCGCCGACGGTTTCATCGGCACCGATATCCGCCCGCTCGTGCGCCTCAACGTCTCGGTCGTGATGGCCGATGGCGAGCGGCGCGAGAGCGGCAGCCATGGCCTTGGCGGACGCTACCTTTACGACCGCCTGTTCGAGCGCGCGACCTGGTTGCGCTGCGTCGATGAAGCCGTGCGCATGGCCGATGTGAACATGCGCTCGGTGCCTGCGCCCGCGGGCGACATGCCGGTCCTGCTCGGCTCGGGCTGGTGCGGGGTGCTGCTGCACGAAGCGGTCGGCCATGGGCTGGAAGGCGATTTCAACCGCAAGGGCCAGTCGACCTTCTCGGGCCGCATCGGCGAAAGGGTGGCATCGAAGGGCGTCACCGTGGTCGATGAAGGCAATATCGAGGATCGGCGCGGCAGCCTGACGATCGACGATGAAGGCACGCCGACGCAGCGCAACGTGCTGATCGAGGACGGCATCCTCAAGGGCTATATGCAGGACCGTTTGAACGCCCGGCTGATGGGCGTCGAGCCGACCGGCAACGGGCGCCGCGAAAGCTTCGCCCACGCCCCCATGCCGCGCATGACCAATACGTTCATGCTGGGCGGCCAAGACGATCCGCAAGAACTGCTCTCACGCATCGACAAGGGCATCTATGCCAAGAGTTTCGGCGGCGGGCAGGTCGACATCGTCAGCGGCAAGTTCGTGTTCGGCTGCACCGAGGCTTACAAGGTCGAGAAGGGCAAGCTGGGCGATCCGATCAAGGGCGCCACCCTGATCGGCGACGGGCCCACAGTGATGCAGCGCGTTACCGGCATCGGCAACGATATGGCGCTGGACGAGGGCGTCGGCATGTGCGGCAAGGGCGGCCAGTCGGTGCCCGCGGGCGTCGGCCAGCCGAGCTGCCTCATCAGTGCCATTACCGTCGGCGGCACCGAGGCGTGA
- a CDS encoding ATP-binding protein produces the protein MPIAVDMGVDPHGTTVPLNLEELLATRLLVQGNSGSGKSHLLRRLLEKSAGQVQQVIIDPEGEFTTLSEAYGHVVIEGAAHSESEIGKLAIRIREHRLSVVLSLEGLEADGQMRCAANFLNTLFDAPRDMWFPALVIVDEAQMFAPTAGGEVPEDVRRASLGAMTNLMCRGRKRGLAGIIATQRLAKLAKNVAAEASNFLMGRTFLDIDMARAADLLGMERRQAEAIRDLERGQFLGLGPAISRRPLKVKIGAVETGPKDATPQLTPLPTATGEEAASLLFDDLADAPEPPKPEKAAPKPLASETMMEQLAAAVTTRRAEAEPPVPAPDAADVEPIIAEALAAMVDEEDGKPRSTAIAYQDFSVRCRMKGLRETPLDLSAFGQRMAAARAGIPEDPAGEWGEVLQAAERLPDDMLAPFLLIAKAARDGAPSPSEDAIAAIYGTASLSRARRLVDYIEERELIVKRTDMGGKTSITLPALGWTTAAA, from the coding sequence ATGCCTATCGCCGTCGACATGGGGGTCGACCCGCACGGGACGACCGTTCCCCTCAATCTCGAAGAATTGCTCGCCACCCGGCTGCTCGTCCAGGGCAATTCGGGGAGCGGCAAGTCGCACCTGTTGCGGCGCCTCCTCGAGAAGAGCGCGGGGCAGGTGCAACAGGTCATCATCGACCCCGAGGGCGAATTCACGACGCTGTCCGAGGCCTATGGCCATGTCGTGATCGAGGGCGCGGCGCATTCGGAAAGCGAGATCGGCAAGCTCGCCATCCGCATTCGCGAGCATCGTCTGAGCGTGGTGCTTAGCCTCGAAGGCCTCGAGGCCGACGGACAGATGCGCTGCGCCGCCAATTTCCTCAACACGCTGTTCGACGCCCCGCGCGACATGTGGTTTCCCGCGCTCGTCATCGTCGATGAAGCGCAGATGTTCGCGCCGACGGCGGGCGGCGAGGTGCCCGAGGACGTGCGCCGCGCCTCGCTCGGCGCGATGACCAACCTCATGTGCCGGGGCCGCAAGCGCGGGCTGGCGGGGATCATCGCGACGCAGCGGCTCGCGAAGCTGGCGAAGAATGTCGCGGCGGAAGCCTCCAACTTCCTCATGGGCCGCACCTTCCTCGACATCGACATGGCGCGCGCCGCCGATCTCTTGGGCATGGAGCGGCGGCAGGCGGAAGCGATCCGCGATTTGGAGCGCGGGCAGTTCCTCGGATTGGGTCCCGCGATCTCGCGGCGGCCCTTGAAGGTGAAGATCGGCGCGGTCGAGACGGGGCCGAAGGATGCAACGCCCCAGCTGACTCCGCTACCGACCGCGACCGGAGAGGAGGCGGCGAGCCTGTTGTTCGACGACCTAGCGGATGCGCCCGAGCCGCCCAAGCCCGAGAAGGCCGCGCCCAAGCCATTGGCGTCCGAGACGATGATGGAGCAGCTTGCCGCCGCCGTGACCACGCGCCGCGCCGAGGCCGAGCCGCCCGTCCCCGCGCCCGATGCTGCCGATGTCGAGCCGATCATCGCCGAGGCCCTCGCCGCGATGGTCGATGAAGAAGATGGCAAGCCGCGCTCGACCGCCATCGCCTATCAGGATTTCTCGGTCCGCTGCCGGATGAAGGGGCTGCGCGAGACGCCGCTCGACCTGTCCGCCTTCGGCCAGCGCATGGCGGCTGCGCGCGCGGGCATTCCCGAGGATCCGGCGGGCGAATGGGGCGAGGTGCTGCAGGCCGCGGAGCGCCTGCCCGACGACATGCTCGCGCCCTTCCTCCTCATCGCCAAGGCGGCCCGCGACGGCGCGCCCAGCCCGAGCGAAGATGCGATCGCCGCCATCTACGGCACCGCCAGCCTGTCGCGCGCACGCCGCCTCGTCGACTATATCGAGGAGCGCGAACTCATCGTGAAACGCACCGACATGGGCGGCAAGACGAGCATTACGCTTCCCGCGCTCGGCTGGACGACGGCGGCGGCGTAG
- a CDS encoding serine hydrolase domain-containing protein: MYVTLMALAGLQAATTQAMPNAIDRAAEQLQPAVIIAGEEETPRSIEALMAELAVPGVSVAIIEDNEIVAARSFGWARHGEGWVAQPMTTDTRFQVASLSKAVSAAGTAIWADTRGIALDAPVQPLLGDWTLENGEDVSLADLLSHRGGTTVSGFPGYGPDQEIPTLDAILDGVDGASNEKVRVEPEARGRFRYSGGGYTVVQKAIEASEGEGFAAVMDRLLLSPLGMSASQFNEPATAASNAHDADGQPIAGGHRSQPEAAAAGLWSTPSDVARFVIAMNRAAAGEDGGPISPAMADFLLTAPDDSSVYAHGFGVVTEGGLRRFAHSGSNIGMKSILFGWPEAKAGMVILTNSERGPILYRALADALAEEMGLPLPYREEVEAASWSEAALARYEGLYRLDEYTYDLVRHEGGLAMIASGGEPFAVRLLADGRLLRLVDQQLWGVVEDENGGIGALTLRGTPLPRAH, from the coding sequence ATGTACGTGACGCTGATGGCATTGGCCGGGCTGCAGGCCGCGACGACGCAGGCCATGCCGAATGCGATCGACCGCGCTGCCGAGCAGCTGCAACCTGCCGTCATCATCGCCGGCGAGGAAGAAACGCCGCGCAGCATCGAAGCATTGATGGCCGAACTGGCGGTGCCAGGCGTGTCGGTGGCGATCATCGAGGATAATGAGATCGTCGCGGCCCGCAGTTTCGGATGGGCGCGGCATGGTGAGGGTTGGGTGGCACAGCCGATGACCACCGACACCCGCTTCCAGGTCGCCAGCCTATCCAAAGCAGTGAGCGCGGCGGGGACGGCTATCTGGGCAGACACGCGAGGCATCGCGCTCGACGCGCCGGTCCAGCCGCTGCTCGGGGACTGGACGCTGGAGAATGGCGAGGACGTGAGCCTTGCCGACCTGCTCAGCCATCGCGGTGGGACCACCGTGTCGGGCTTTCCCGGCTATGGTCCCGATCAGGAAATTCCGACGCTCGACGCGATCCTCGACGGGGTCGATGGCGCGAGCAACGAGAAGGTTCGCGTCGAGCCCGAGGCGCGCGGGCGCTTTCGCTATTCGGGCGGCGGCTACACCGTGGTCCAGAAGGCGATCGAGGCAAGCGAGGGCGAAGGGTTCGCCGCTGTCATGGACCGGCTGCTGCTCAGTCCGCTCGGCATGAGCGCATCGCAGTTCAACGAACCCGCCACCGCCGCGAGCAATGCGCATGACGCCGACGGCCAGCCCATCGCTGGCGGGCATCGCAGTCAACCCGAGGCGGCGGCGGCGGGGCTGTGGTCGACGCCGAGCGACGTGGCGCGCTTCGTCATCGCGATGAACCGCGCCGCGGCAGGCGAGGACGGCGGACCGATTAGCCCGGCGATGGCCGACTTCCTGCTCACCGCACCCGACGACAGCTCGGTCTACGCCCATGGCTTCGGCGTGGTCACCGAAGGCGGACTGCGGCGCTTTGCCCATTCGGGCAGCAATATCGGCATGAAGTCGATCCTGTTCGGTTGGCCCGAGGCGAAAGCGGGGATGGTGATCCTGACCAATAGCGAGCGCGGGCCGATCCTCTATCGCGCCTTGGCCGATGCGCTGGCTGAGGAAATGGGCCTCCCGCTTCCCTATCGCGAAGAGGTGGAGGCGGCGTCGTGGAGCGAGGCCGCGTTGGCGCGCTACGAGGGGCTCTATCGGCTCGATGAATATACCTACGACCTCGTCCGCCACGAGGGCGGGCTGGCGATGATCGCGAGCGGGGGCGAGCCGTTCGCCGTGCGGCTGCTTGCCGACGGACGGCTCCTGCGCCTCGTCGACCAACAGCTGTGGGGCGTTGTCGAGGATGAGAATGGCGGCATCGGCGCGCTGACGCTGCGCGGGACGCCCCTGCCGCGCGCTCATTGA
- the recQ gene encoding DNA helicase RecQ produces MRDPLDILHDTFGFSAFRGVQEAVVNRILGGKDALGVMPTGAGKSLCYQLPALAMDGTAIVISPLIALMEDQVRSARANGIAAAALTSASADRIGTERAFEAGELDLLYVAPERATTDHFGRLLERQRISLVAVDEAHCVSEWGHDFRPDYRLLRPLLDHLAVPRLALTATADKRTRADILQQLGIEPEGLIVSGFDRPNIRYHVVPRAGLPGQVRKLLGAHEGAGIVYCPSRAKTEALAADIREAGRPAGAYHAGLEPHIRANNQDAFVRSEDMVMAATIAFGMGIDKPDVRFVAHAATPKSIEAYYQETGRAGRDGEPAEAWLFWGAEDFARARQRIEAEVEPHRQGAERERLNTLAAFVEASTCRRAILLKHFGENPPETCGNCDNCLDPPETIDVTVVAQKLLSAAFRTGMRFGVGYLKQVLAGDDNEKVRTNGHHALSVFGIMDAAELRLVQPVARALVARDALRADAYGGLSFGPGAKPILKGEQKLEIAEPPKRSGSGRSRKNAGDHPPDPVFDALREWRRAEAKEQGVPPYVIFHDSTLRQVAAMKPDSLSALSQVDGVGEKKLERYGTSLLEALYAAL; encoded by the coding sequence GTGCGCGATCCTCTCGATATCCTCCACGACACCTTCGGCTTTTCCGCCTTCCGCGGGGTGCAGGAGGCGGTCGTCAATCGTATTCTCGGCGGGAAGGACGCCCTCGGGGTGATGCCGACGGGCGCTGGCAAGTCGCTATGCTACCAGCTGCCAGCGCTCGCCATGGACGGCACCGCCATCGTCATCTCGCCGCTGATCGCGCTGATGGAGGACCAGGTCCGTTCGGCCCGCGCCAACGGCATCGCGGCGGCTGCGCTGACCAGCGCTTCAGCGGACCGCATCGGTACAGAGCGCGCCTTCGAGGCGGGCGAACTCGACCTTCTCTATGTCGCACCCGAACGCGCCACGACCGATCATTTCGGGCGGCTGCTCGAACGCCAGCGCATCAGCCTCGTCGCGGTCGACGAAGCGCATTGCGTGAGCGAATGGGGGCACGACTTCCGGCCCGATTATCGGCTCCTGCGCCCGCTGCTCGATCATCTTGCCGTGCCGCGTCTCGCGCTGACCGCGACCGCCGACAAGCGCACCCGCGCCGACATTCTCCAGCAGCTCGGCATCGAGCCCGAGGGTCTCATCGTCTCGGGCTTCGACCGACCCAATATCCGCTATCATGTCGTGCCGCGCGCCGGTTTGCCTGGACAGGTTCGCAAGCTTCTGGGCGCGCATGAAGGCGCGGGCATCGTCTATTGCCCGAGCCGCGCGAAAACTGAGGCGCTCGCCGCCGACATCCGCGAGGCGGGGCGTCCCGCGGGCGCCTATCACGCCGGGCTCGAACCGCATATCCGCGCCAACAACCAGGATGCCTTCGTCCGGTCCGAAGACATGGTGATGGCCGCGACCATCGCCTTCGGCATGGGCATCGACAAGCCCGACGTGCGCTTCGTCGCCCATGCCGCCACGCCCAAGTCGATCGAGGCTTATTATCAGGAAACCGGGCGCGCGGGGCGCGATGGCGAACCCGCCGAGGCCTGGCTGTTCTGGGGCGCGGAGGATTTCGCGCGCGCCCGCCAGCGGATCGAGGCCGAGGTCGAGCCGCATCGCCAGGGCGCCGAGCGCGAACGGCTCAATACGCTCGCCGCCTTCGTCGAGGCCTCGACCTGTCGCCGCGCCATCCTCCTCAAGCATTTCGGCGAAAATCCGCCCGAGACCTGCGGCAATTGCGACAATTGCCTCGACCCGCCCGAGACCATCGACGTCACCGTCGTGGCGCAGAAACTGCTCTCGGCGGCGTTTCGCACGGGCATGCGCTTCGGTGTCGGTTACCTCAAGCAGGTGCTGGCGGGCGACGATAACGAGAAGGTGCGCACCAACGGGCATCATGCCCTGTCGGTGTTCGGCATCATGGACGCCGCCGAGCTGCGGCTCGTCCAGCCGGTGGCCCGCGCGCTCGTCGCCCGCGATGCACTGCGCGCCGATGCCTATGGTGGCCTGTCCTTCGGTCCCGGCGCCAAGCCGATCCTCAAGGGCGAGCAAAAACTCGAGATTGCCGAGCCGCCCAAGCGCTCGGGCAGCGGTCGCAGCCGCAAAAACGCCGGCGACCATCCCCCCGACCCCGTGTTCGACGCGCTACGCGAATGGCGCCGCGCCGAGGCGAAGGAACAGGGCGTCCCGCCTTATGTGATCTTCCACGACAGCACCCTGCGGCAGGTCGCGGCGATGAAGCCCGACAGCCTGTCGGCGCTCAGCCAGGTCGACGGCGTGGGCGAGAAGAAGCTGGAGCGATACGGGACAAGCCTGCTCGAGGCCCTCTACGCGGCGCTCTAG
- a CDS encoding ABCB family ABC transporter ATP-binding protein/permease — translation MARPTKGHAPEGGDFRILLRFLPWLWPDGRADLKTRVVVSIILVILGKAVVLAVPFFYKEVVDRMAGDGAGAGAALGIILGLVAAYASMRLLGTLIDNVRNGIFERVGQEAARGLASKLFRHIHRLSLRFHLERRTGSLTRLVERGTKSVDSMLYFILFNIAPTAIELIGIAIIFTVEFGIALTAATMVMVVAYIWFTRVVTDWRNQIRRDMNTVDQKAAQRAVDSLLNYETVKYFGAEERESARYDAAVASYTDAAVKNETSLAWLNAGQAVITNLMMAGAMGYTVWGWSEGRFTPGDVVLVNSLLMQLYRPLNMLGWVYRSIKQGLIDMEEMFGLLDTPVEIEDADGAQDLRVGAGHVRFENVRFGYGPDREILKGISLDVPAGTSLAVVGPSGAGKSTLARLLYRFYESQGGRITIDGVDIAAVTQASLRAAIGIVPQDAVLFNDTIGYNIGYGRENAGMADIEAAAKGASIDRFIESLAQGYDTKVGERGLKLSGGEKQRVAIARTLLKDPPILILDEATSALDSATEQDIQATLEDVMQRRTSIMIAHRLSTVVHADQIVVLDQGHIAERGTHEELLSLGGLYADLWARQARERALEKAAE, via the coding sequence ATGGCCCGCCCCACCAAAGGACATGCCCCTGAGGGCGGCGACTTTCGTATCCTGCTGCGATTCCTGCCCTGGCTCTGGCCCGACGGCCGCGCCGACCTCAAGACCCGCGTGGTCGTCTCGATCATCCTCGTCATCCTCGGCAAGGCGGTCGTGCTCGCCGTGCCCTTCTTCTACAAGGAGGTCGTCGACCGCATGGCGGGCGACGGCGCGGGCGCGGGCGCGGCGCTCGGTATCATTCTCGGCCTCGTCGCGGCCTATGCGAGCATGCGGCTCCTCGGCACGCTCATCGACAATGTGCGCAACGGTATCTTCGAGCGGGTCGGGCAGGAAGCGGCGCGCGGGCTCGCCTCCAAGCTCTTTCGTCACATTCACCGGCTATCGCTACGCTTCCACCTCGAACGCCGTACCGGCAGCCTCACGCGCCTCGTCGAGCGCGGGACCAAGAGCGTGGACTCCATGCTCTATTTCATCCTGTTCAACATCGCGCCGACCGCGATCGAGCTGATCGGCATCGCCATCATCTTCACGGTCGAGTTCGGCATCGCGCTGACCGCCGCCACCATGGTGATGGTCGTCGCCTATATCTGGTTCACCCGCGTCGTCACCGATTGGCGCAACCAGATCCGCCGCGACATGAATACCGTCGATCAGAAGGCCGCCCAGCGCGCGGTCGACAGCCTGCTCAACTACGAGACGGTCAAATATTTTGGCGCGGAGGAGCGCGAGAGCGCGCGCTATGATGCCGCCGTCGCCAGCTATACCGACGCCGCGGTGAAGAACGAGACCAGCCTCGCCTGGCTCAACGCGGGGCAGGCGGTCATCACCAACCTGATGATGGCGGGCGCGATGGGCTATACCGTCTGGGGGTGGAGCGAGGGACGCTTCACGCCGGGCGACGTCGTCCTCGTCAATTCGCTCCTCATGCAGCTTTATCGCCCGCTCAACATGCTCGGCTGGGTTTATCGCTCGATCAAGCAGGGGCTGATCGACATGGAAGAGATGTTCGGCCTCCTCGACACGCCGGTCGAGATCGAGGACGCGGACGGGGCGCAGGACCTGCGCGTGGGCGCGGGCCATGTCCGCTTCGAAAATGTTCGCTTCGGCTATGGTCCGGATCGCGAGATCCTGAAAGGAATCAGCCTCGATGTGCCCGCCGGCACCAGCCTCGCCGTCGTCGGCCCGTCGGGCGCGGGCAAGTCGACGCTCGCCCGCCTCCTCTATCGTTTTTACGAATCGCAGGGCGGGCGCATTACCATCGACGGCGTGGACATCGCCGCCGTGACGCAGGCAAGCCTGCGCGCCGCCATCGGCATCGTCCCGCAGGACGCGGTGCTGTTCAACGACACCATCGGCTACAACATCGGCTATGGCCGCGAAAATGCCGGCATGGCGGATATCGAGGCGGCGGCGAAAGGCGCCAGCATCGACCGGTTCATCGAGAGCCTGGCGCAAGGTTATGACACCAAGGTCGGCGAACGCGGGTTGAAGCTGTCGGGCGGCGAGAAACAGCGTGTCGCCATCGCCCGCACGCTCCTGAAGGACCCGCCGATCCTGATCCTCGACGAGGCGACGAGCGCCCTCGACAGCGCGACCGAACAGGACATTCAGGCGACTCTCGAGGATGTCATGCAGCGCCGCACCAGCATCATGATCGCCCACCGCCTCTCGACCGTCGTCCATGCTGATCAGATCGTCGTCCTCGACCAAGGCCACATCGCCGAACGCGGCACGCATGAGGAATTACTCAGCTTGGGCGGCCTCTACGCCGACCTCTGGGCGCGGCAGGCACGCGAGCGAGCGTTGGAGAAGGCGGCGGAGTAG